A portion of the Bacillus thuringiensis genome contains these proteins:
- the hemW gene encoding radical SAM family heme chaperone HemW — protein MVQAAYIHIPFCQHICHYCDFNKVFIERQPVDQYLDYLEKEIINTVQKVPFDSMKTIFVGGGTPTALNMEQTKKLLEIINRHLRPFAPNCELTFEANPGDLPKEKLNVLLEGGVNRISFGVQTFRDELLEKIGRKHTREDAFLAIREAQEVGFKNINVDIIYALPGQTIEDVKETLDIAFTLGVQHFSAYSLIVEPKTVFYNLMNKGKLRLPGEDHEAKMYEMVMDEMEKKGYNQYEISNFSKGDNKSKHNLTYWNNEEYYGFGAGAHSYVNGERIQNVGPLKQYFNKIDETGFPYLDVHKVTEKERMEEELFLGLRKTKGVSKTAFRNKFNVEMDQVFAKQLQSNQEQGLLEEENGHVRLTRKGKLLGNEVFQSFLID, from the coding sequence TTGGTACAAGCTGCATATATTCATATTCCGTTTTGTCAGCACATTTGTCACTATTGTGATTTTAATAAAGTGTTTATTGAACGCCAACCGGTTGATCAATATTTAGATTATTTAGAGAAGGAAATAATAAATACGGTTCAAAAAGTTCCGTTTGATAGTATGAAAACGATTTTTGTGGGCGGTGGAACTCCGACAGCGTTAAATATGGAACAGACAAAAAAATTACTCGAGATTATTAATCGTCATTTGCGTCCGTTTGCTCCGAATTGTGAATTGACATTTGAAGCGAATCCAGGAGATCTACCGAAAGAAAAGTTGAATGTACTACTAGAAGGTGGAGTGAATCGAATTAGTTTTGGTGTGCAAACGTTCCGTGATGAACTGCTTGAGAAAATCGGGCGCAAGCATACGAGGGAAGATGCATTCCTAGCGATTCGAGAAGCTCAGGAAGTAGGCTTTAAAAATATTAATGTAGATATTATTTATGCTTTGCCAGGACAAACGATAGAAGATGTGAAGGAAACATTAGACATTGCTTTTACGCTTGGTGTACAACATTTCTCGGCATATTCATTAATTGTGGAACCCAAAACAGTGTTTTATAACTTAATGAATAAAGGGAAATTGCGTCTTCCGGGTGAAGACCATGAAGCGAAAATGTATGAAATGGTAATGGATGAAATGGAGAAAAAAGGTTATAACCAGTATGAAATTAGTAATTTCTCAAAAGGTGACAATAAAAGTAAACATAATCTCACATACTGGAATAATGAAGAGTATTATGGCTTTGGAGCTGGAGCTCATAGTTATGTGAATGGGGAACGTATTCAAAATGTAGGTCCGCTGAAGCAATATTTTAATAAAATTGATGAAACAGGATTTCCGTATTTAGATGTTCATAAGGTGACGGAGAAAGAAAGAATGGAAGAAGAACTGTTCTTAGGACTTCGAAAAACGAAAGGTGTTTCTAAAACGGCATTCCGCAATAAATTTAATGTGGAGATGGATCAAGTTTTCGCGAAGCAGTTACAAAGCAATCAAGAACAGGGATTACTTGAAGAGGAAAATGGACATGTGCGTTTAACGCGAAAAGGAAAATTATTAGGGAATGAAGTATTCCAATCATTTTTGATTGACTAA
- a CDS encoding winged helix-turn-helix transcriptional regulator: MSENIRKDIQDKIQNGNFNCEKELTLSIISGKWKVVILWHLGVEGPHRFSELQRLFPSISHKVLSNQLKELMEDGIVDRTVYPEIPPRVEYYMTELGMSLLPIVEMMYDWGKMRMEQIRNTLEK; the protein is encoded by the coding sequence ATGTCCGAAAATATTCGAAAAGATATTCAAGATAAAATACAAAATGGCAATTTTAATTGTGAAAAGGAATTGACGCTTTCTATTATTAGTGGAAAGTGGAAAGTTGTGATACTGTGGCATCTTGGTGTGGAAGGGCCTCATCGTTTTAGTGAATTACAACGGTTATTCCCAAGCATTTCTCATAAAGTTTTGTCGAACCAATTAAAAGAGTTAATGGAAGATGGGATTGTTGATCGAACAGTATATCCCGAAATTCCTCCTCGTGTTGAGTATTATATGACGGAACTAGGCATGTCGCTTTTACCGATCGTTGAAATGATGTATGATTGGGGAAAAATGCGAATGGAACAAATTCGTAATACGTTAGAGAAGTAG
- the hrcA gene encoding heat-inducible transcriptional repressor HrcA: MLTERQLLILQTIIDDFIGSAQPVGSRTLAKKDQITFSSATIRNEMADLEELGFIEKTHSSSGRVPSEKGYRFYVDHLLAPQNLPNAEIVQIKDLFAERIFEAEKIAQQSAQILSELTNYTAIVLGPKLSTNKLKNVQIVPLDRQTAVAIIVTDTGHVQSKTITVPESVDLSDLEKMVNILNEKLSGVPMEELHNKIFKEIVTVLRGYVHNYDSAIKMLDGTFQVPLSEKIYFGGKANMLSQPEFHDIQKVRSLLTMIDNEAEFYDILRHKQVGIQVKIGRENTSTAMEDCSLISATYSIGEEQLGTIAILGPTRMQYSRVISLLQLFTRQFTDGLKK; the protein is encoded by the coding sequence ATGCTTACGGAACGTCAGCTCTTAATTTTACAAACAATTATTGATGACTTTATTGGATCAGCGCAGCCTGTTGGGTCTAGAACGTTGGCTAAAAAAGATCAAATTACATTTAGTTCAGCTACTATTCGAAATGAAATGGCGGACTTAGAAGAATTAGGTTTTATTGAAAAAACACACAGTTCTTCTGGACGTGTTCCTTCTGAGAAAGGCTACCGATTTTATGTAGACCATCTTTTAGCGCCGCAAAACTTACCGAACGCTGAAATTGTACAAATTAAAGATTTATTTGCTGAAAGAATTTTTGAAGCGGAAAAAATTGCACAGCAATCTGCTCAAATTTTATCAGAACTTACGAATTATACGGCCATTGTCCTTGGACCGAAGTTAAGTACAAATAAACTTAAAAATGTACAAATTGTGCCGCTTGATCGTCAAACTGCAGTCGCTATTATTGTAACTGATACAGGGCATGTACAAAGTAAAACGATTACCGTTCCGGAATCTGTTGATTTATCAGATTTAGAAAAAATGGTTAATATTTTAAATGAAAAGCTATCTGGCGTACCGATGGAAGAACTTCATAATAAAATCTTTAAGGAAATTGTTACAGTTTTACGTGGGTATGTTCATAATTACGATAGTGCAATAAAAATGTTAGATGGTACATTTCAAGTTCCGTTATCGGAAAAGATATACTTTGGAGGAAAAGCAAATATGCTTTCGCAGCCAGAGTTCCATGACATTCAAAAGGTTAGATCTTTGCTTACCATGATTGATAATGAAGCCGAATTTTATGACATTTTGCGTCATAAACAAGTCGGGATTCAAGTGAAAATTGGTAGGGAAAACACTTCGACGGCTATGGAGGATTGCAGTTTAATTTCTGCAACATATTCGATCGGCGAAGAGCAACTTGGAACAATTGCTATTTTAGGTCCTACGAGAATGCAATATTCTCGTGTAATTAGTTTGTTACAGTTATTTACGAGACAATTTACTGATGGACTTAAAAAGTAA
- the prmA gene encoding 50S ribosomal protein L11 methyltransferase, whose protein sequence is MKWSEVSIHTTEEAVEAVSHILHEAGASGVAIEDPAELTKEREQQYGEIYALNPDEYPAEGVLIKAYFPQTDSLHETIAGVKSSIDVLPSYDIEIGTGNITVNEVNEEDWATAWKKYYHPVQISDTFTIVPTWEEYTPSSPDEKIIELDPGMAFGTGTHPTTTMCIRALEKTVQPGDAIIDVGTGSGVLSIAAAKLGASSVQAYDLDPVAVESAEMNVRLNKTDDIVSVGQNSLLEGIEGPVDLIVANLLAEIILLFPEDAARVVKSGGLFITSGIIAAKEKVISEALEQAGFTIEEVLRMEDWVAIIARNA, encoded by the coding sequence GTGAAATGGTCAGAAGTTAGTATTCATACAACAGAAGAAGCAGTAGAAGCTGTCTCTCATATTTTACACGAAGCTGGTGCTAGTGGAGTTGCTATTGAGGACCCAGCGGAGTTAACGAAAGAGCGCGAGCAACAATATGGTGAAATTTATGCATTGAATCCAGATGAATATCCGGCGGAAGGTGTATTAATAAAAGCATATTTCCCGCAAACGGATTCTTTACATGAAACGATTGCAGGTGTAAAATCATCTATTGATGTGCTTCCATCTTACGACATTGAAATTGGTACTGGAAATATTACCGTTAACGAAGTCAATGAAGAAGATTGGGCTACTGCTTGGAAAAAATATTACCATCCAGTACAAATTTCTGATACATTCACAATCGTACCGACGTGGGAAGAATATACACCATCTTCTCCTGATGAAAAAATCATTGAATTAGACCCAGGTATGGCGTTTGGTACAGGAACTCATCCAACAACAACGATGTGTATTCGTGCTTTAGAAAAAACAGTACAGCCAGGTGACGCTATCATTGATGTAGGAACAGGTTCTGGTGTGCTTAGTATTGCAGCGGCAAAATTAGGCGCGTCTTCTGTTCAAGCATATGATTTAGATCCGGTTGCAGTTGAAAGTGCAGAAATGAATGTGCGTTTAAATAAAACAGATGATATCGTGTCTGTTGGGCAAAATAGTCTTTTAGAAGGTATTGAAGGTCCTGTTGATTTAATCGTAGCTAACTTATTAGCAGAAATTATTCTTTTATTCCCTGAAGATGCAGCGAGAGTTGTGAAGTCAGGTGGATTATTTATTACATCGGGCATTATTGCTGCGAAGGAAAAAGTAATTTCTGAGGCGTTAGAACAAGCTGGATTTACAATTGAAGAAGTGTTACGAATGGAAGATTGGGTAGCAATTATTGCACGAAATGCGTAA
- the grpE gene encoding nucleotide exchange factor GrpE — MEERNEQVVEEVKEAQVEEAVTPENSEETVEEKSEAALLQEKVDELQAKLTETEGRTLRLQADFENYKRRVQMDKQAAEKYRAQSLVSDILPALDNFERAMQVEATDEQTKSLLQGMEMVHRQLLEALTKEGVEVIGAVGKQFDPNEHQAIMQVEDSEFESNAVVEEFQKGYKLKDRVIRPSMVKVNQ, encoded by the coding sequence GTGGAAGAGCGTAACGAACAAGTGGTAGAAGAAGTAAAAGAAGCGCAAGTTGAAGAAGCTGTCACGCCAGAAAACAGTGAAGAAACTGTAGAAGAAAAAAGTGAGGCTGCTCTTTTACAAGAAAAAGTAGATGAGTTACAAGCGAAACTAACGGAAACGGAAGGTCGCACATTACGTCTACAAGCTGATTTTGAAAATTATAAGCGCCGTGTCCAAATGGATAAACAGGCTGCTGAAAAATATAGAGCACAAAGTCTAGTTTCAGACATTTTGCCAGCTCTTGATAATTTTGAAAGAGCGATGCAAGTGGAAGCAACTGATGAGCAAACGAAATCCTTATTACAAGGTATGGAAATGGTGCATCGTCAATTGCTAGAAGCGTTGACTAAAGAAGGTGTGGAAGTGATTGGAGCTGTTGGTAAACAGTTTGATCCTAATGAACACCAAGCTATTATGCAAGTGGAAGACAGTGAATTTGAATCAAACGCGGTTGTGGAAGAATTCCAAAAAGGTTATAAACTAAAAGATCGTGTAATTCGCCCATCAATGGTAAAAGTAAATCAATAA
- the lepA gene encoding elongation factor 4 — MNKEERAKRQSKIRNFSIIAHIDHGKSTLADRILEKTNALTQREMKAQLLDSMDLERERGITIKLNAVQLNYKAKDGEEYILHLIDTPGHVDFTYEVSRSLAACEGAILVVDAAQGIEAQTLANVYLALDNNLEILPVINKIDLPSADPERVRQEVEDVIGLDASEAVLASAKAGIGIEEILEQIVEKVPAPAGDSEEPLQCMIFDSLYDPYRGVIAYIRVVNGTVKVGDKVRMMATGKEFEVTEVGVFTPKTTQRDELTVGDVGFLAASIKNVGDTRVGDTITHAKRPAAEALPGYRKLNPMVFCGLYPIDSARYNDLRDALEKLELNDSALEFEPETSQALGFGFRCGFLGLLHMEIIQERIEREFKIDLITTAPSVIYKVYLTNGEDVIVDNPSNMPDPQSIDRVEEPFVKASIMVPNDYVGAVMEICQGKRGTFIDMQYLDETRVTLTYEIPLSEIVYDFFDQLKSNTKGYASFDYELIGYKPSKLVKMDILLNNEQVDALSFIVHRDSAYDRGKVIVEKLKELIPRQQFEVPIQATIGNKVVARSTIKAMRKNVLAKCYGGDISRKRKLLDKQKEGKKRMKSVGSVEVPQEAFMAVLKMDDN; from the coding sequence ATGAACAAAGAAGAAAGAGCAAAAAGACAGTCCAAAATTCGTAATTTCTCTATTATTGCTCATATTGACCACGGAAAATCAACGTTAGCAGACCGTATTTTAGAGAAAACAAATGCGTTAACACAACGCGAAATGAAAGCTCAGTTGCTTGACTCTATGGATTTAGAGCGTGAGCGTGGTATTACAATTAAATTAAACGCAGTACAATTAAACTATAAAGCAAAAGATGGTGAAGAGTATATTCTTCATTTAATTGATACACCAGGACACGTCGACTTTACGTACGAAGTATCTCGTAGTTTAGCGGCTTGTGAAGGCGCGATTCTTGTAGTAGATGCAGCGCAAGGTATTGAAGCGCAAACGTTAGCGAACGTATACTTAGCGCTTGATAACAACTTAGAAATTTTACCAGTTATCAATAAAATCGACTTACCAAGTGCGGATCCAGAACGTGTACGTCAAGAGGTAGAAGATGTAATTGGTTTAGATGCATCAGAAGCGGTACTTGCTTCTGCGAAAGCTGGAATTGGTATTGAAGAAATTTTAGAACAAATTGTTGAAAAAGTACCAGCTCCAGCAGGTGATTCAGAAGAGCCGTTACAATGTATGATTTTCGACTCTTTATATGATCCGTACCGTGGTGTAATTGCTTATATCCGTGTTGTAAATGGAACGGTAAAAGTTGGCGATAAAGTACGTATGATGGCAACGGGTAAAGAATTTGAAGTAACAGAAGTAGGTGTATTTACACCGAAAACTACGCAACGTGATGAGTTAACAGTAGGTGATGTAGGTTTCTTAGCAGCATCTATTAAAAACGTAGGTGATACACGTGTTGGTGATACGATTACACATGCGAAACGTCCAGCTGCAGAGGCGTTACCAGGTTACCGTAAATTAAACCCGATGGTATTCTGTGGGCTGTATCCAATTGATTCTGCTCGTTATAACGATTTACGTGATGCGTTAGAAAAATTAGAGTTAAACGATTCTGCTCTTGAGTTTGAACCAGAAACATCTCAAGCGTTAGGATTTGGTTTCCGTTGTGGATTCTTAGGACTTCTTCACATGGAAATCATTCAAGAACGTATTGAACGTGAATTTAAGATTGACTTAATTACAACAGCGCCAAGCGTTATTTATAAAGTTTATTTAACAAACGGTGAAGATGTTATTGTTGATAATCCATCTAATATGCCAGATCCACAGTCTATCGATCGTGTAGAAGAGCCGTTTGTGAAGGCTTCAATTATGGTTCCGAATGACTATGTTGGAGCTGTAATGGAAATTTGCCAAGGTAAACGTGGAACGTTTATTGATATGCAATATTTAGATGAAACGCGTGTTACATTAACATATGAAATCCCGTTATCAGAAATCGTATATGACTTCTTCGATCAATTGAAATCAAATACGAAAGGGTATGCATCATTTGACTACGAGTTAATTGGTTATAAACCATCTAAACTTGTGAAAATGGATATTCTTTTAAATAATGAACAAGTAGATGCTTTATCATTTATCGTACACCGTGATTCAGCGTATGACCGTGGTAAAGTAATTGTAGAGAAATTAAAAGAATTAATTCCGAGACAACAGTTCGAAGTGCCAATTCAGGCGACTATCGGAAATAAAGTTGTAGCCCGTTCTACAATTAAGGCGATGCGTAAAAACGTACTTGCAAAATGTTACGGCGGTGACATTTCTCGTAAGCGTAAACTTCTTGATAAGCAAAAAGAAGGTAAAAAACGTATGAAGTCTGTTGGTTCTGTAGAAGTGCCGCAAGAGGCATTCATGGCTGTACTGAAAATGGATGACAACTAA
- a CDS encoding 16S rRNA (uracil(1498)-N(3))-methyltransferase, with amino-acid sequence MQRYFVEEKHVSEAKIRIVGDDVHHIARVMRMTAGDQIYCCVNGKTAVCSIDEITSEFINTAIVEWVEASSELPVFVTIASGLPKGDKLELIFQKGTELGAAAFLPFQASRSIVKWDAKKADKKVERLRKIVKEAAEQSHRSEIPEVHAPASFKQLLSMSGEYDVCLVAYEEEAKQGEKSNFAKALTTMKPGQKLLIVFGPEGGLAEEEITALREHKFVPCSLGPRILRTETAPLYALSAASYHFELMG; translated from the coding sequence ATGCAACGTTATTTTGTAGAAGAAAAACATGTAAGTGAAGCAAAAATTCGCATTGTAGGTGATGATGTACATCACATTGCGAGAGTAATGCGTATGACAGCTGGCGATCAAATTTATTGCTGTGTAAACGGAAAAACAGCAGTATGTTCAATTGATGAAATTACCAGTGAATTTATTAATACGGCTATTGTAGAATGGGTAGAGGCGTCAAGTGAACTTCCTGTTTTCGTGACGATTGCAAGTGGACTGCCAAAAGGAGACAAGCTAGAGTTAATTTTTCAAAAAGGAACTGAGCTTGGGGCAGCTGCATTCTTACCATTTCAAGCATCTCGCTCTATCGTAAAATGGGATGCGAAAAAAGCTGATAAAAAAGTTGAGCGTTTAAGAAAAATTGTGAAAGAAGCTGCGGAACAATCACATAGAAGTGAAATTCCAGAAGTACATGCTCCGGCATCATTTAAGCAATTGCTTTCAATGAGTGGTGAGTATGATGTTTGTCTTGTTGCTTACGAAGAGGAAGCAAAACAAGGCGAGAAATCTAATTTTGCGAAAGCTTTAACGACAATGAAACCAGGTCAAAAACTATTGATTGTATTTGGCCCAGAAGGCGGTTTAGCTGAGGAAGAGATTACAGCGCTTCGTGAACATAAATTTGTACCATGTAGTTTAGGACCAAGAATTTTAAGAACAGAAACGGCGCCGTTATACGCGTTAAGTGCTGCTTCGTATCATTTTGAATTGATGGGGTGA
- the dnaJ gene encoding chaperone protein DnaJ, which produces MSKRDYYEVLGLSKGASTDEIKKAYRRLAKKYHPDVSKEENALEKFKEVQEAYEVLSDDQKRAQYDQFGHAGANQGFGGFGGGGDFGGGFGFEDIFSSFFGGGGGRRRDPNAPRQGADLQYQVTLDFEEAIFGKELNVEIPVEDPCDTCKGSGAKPGTSKETCKHCSGSGQVSVEQNTPFGRIVNRQACGHCSGTGQMIKEKCTTCHGSGKVRKRKKINVKIPAGIDNGQQIRVSGKGEAGVNGGPAGDLYVVVHVRSHEFFEREGDHIICEMPLTFAQMALGAEVEVPTVHGKVKLKIPAGTQTGTEFRLKGKGAPNVRGYGQGDQYVVVRVVVPTKLTSHQKDLLREFAGQEEQDDSLFGKLKRAFKGE; this is translated from the coding sequence ATGAGTAAACGAGACTATTATGAGGTCCTTGGACTTAGCAAGGGCGCTTCAACAGATGAAATTAAAAAAGCGTATCGTCGTTTGGCTAAAAAATACCATCCAGACGTAAGCAAAGAAGAAAATGCGCTTGAAAAGTTTAAAGAAGTACAAGAAGCATACGAAGTGTTAAGTGATGATCAAAAGCGTGCGCAGTACGATCAATTTGGTCATGCTGGTGCAAATCAAGGATTCGGTGGATTTGGCGGCGGAGGAGACTTCGGCGGTGGCTTCGGTTTTGAAGATATATTTAGTTCTTTCTTTGGTGGTGGTGGCGGCAGACGTCGTGATCCGAATGCTCCGCGCCAAGGTGCTGACTTACAATATCAAGTCACTTTAGATTTTGAAGAAGCTATTTTTGGTAAAGAATTAAACGTGGAAATTCCAGTAGAAGATCCATGTGATACTTGTAAAGGTAGCGGTGCAAAACCAGGAACTTCAAAAGAAACATGTAAACATTGTTCAGGATCAGGTCAAGTGAGTGTAGAACAAAATACACCGTTTGGTCGTATTGTGAACCGTCAAGCTTGTGGTCATTGTTCAGGTACTGGGCAAATGATTAAAGAAAAATGTACGACATGTCACGGTTCTGGTAAAGTTCGTAAACGCAAAAAAATCAATGTTAAAATTCCAGCAGGTATCGATAATGGTCAACAAATTCGTGTATCTGGAAAAGGTGAAGCTGGCGTAAATGGTGGACCAGCAGGAGATTTATATGTAGTCGTTCATGTAAGAAGTCATGAATTCTTTGAGCGTGAAGGAGATCACATTATTTGCGAAATGCCATTAACATTTGCACAAATGGCACTTGGTGCTGAAGTGGAAGTTCCTACTGTTCATGGTAAAGTGAAGCTGAAAATCCCAGCAGGAACACAAACTGGAACAGAATTCCGCTTAAAAGGAAAAGGTGCTCCGAACGTACGTGGATACGGTCAAGGAGATCAATATGTAGTCGTTCGCGTTGTTGTACCGACGAAATTGACTTCACATCAAAAAGATTTATTACGTGAATTTGCAGGGCAAGAAGAGCAGGATGATAGTTTGTTTGGAAAGCTTAAACGTGCTTTCAAAGGGGAATAA
- a CDS encoding YqxA family protein, which translates to MREKDDNSLSRFALLCICSVALCLLMMIAGVSLANHGLKSMKGYRQLSYEQIAHMTGTESTGVESEILGSSFSASEKQQQLERLRSFNVVEGIGMAVASVAYEMTKFGTDIVVGKIKGIFS; encoded by the coding sequence TTGAGGGAGAAAGATGATAATAGTTTGAGTCGTTTTGCGCTTTTGTGTATATGTAGTGTAGCTTTATGTTTACTTATGATGATAGCAGGAGTGTCACTTGCTAATCATGGTTTGAAAAGTATGAAAGGTTATCGGCAATTGTCGTATGAACAAATAGCTCATATGACAGGGACAGAGAGTACAGGTGTTGAATCAGAAATTTTGGGTAGTTCGTTTTCAGCTTCAGAAAAACAACAACAATTAGAACGTTTAAGAAGTTTTAATGTTGTAGAAGGAATTGGGATGGCGGTAGCAAGTGTAGCTTATGAAATGACGAAGTTCGGAACGGATATAGTTGTTGGGAAAATAAAGGGGATTTTTAGCTAA
- the dnaK gene encoding chaperone protein DnaK, translating into MSKIIGIDLGTTNSCVAVMEGGEPKVIPNPEGNRTTPSVVAFKNEERQVGEVAKRQAITNPNTIMSVKRHMGTDYKVEVEGKDYTPQEISAIILQNLKASAEAYLGETVTKAVITVPAYFNDAERQATKDAGRIAGLEVERIINEPTAAALAYGLEKQDEEQKILVYDLGGGTFDVSILELADGTFEVISTAGDNRLGGDDFDQVIIDHLVAEFKKENNIDLSQDKMALQRLKDAAEKAKKDLSGVTQTQISLPFISAGAAGPLHLELTLTRAKFEELSAGLVERTLEPTRRALKDAGFAPSELDKVILVGGSTRIPAVQEAIKRETGKEPYKGVNPDEVVALGAAVQGGVLTGDVEGVLLLDVTPLSLGIETMGGVFTKLIERNTTIPTSKSQVFSTAADNQPAVDIHVLQGERPMSADNKTLGRFQLTDLPPAPRGIPQIEVTFDIDANGIVNVRAKDLGTSKEQAITIQSSSGLSDEEVDRMVQEAEANADADQKRKEEVELRNEADQLVFQTDKVVKDLEGKVDAAEVAKATEAKEALQAAIEKNELEEIRAKKDALQEIVQQLSVKLYEQAQAAAGQAEGAQGAQDAGVKKDNVVDAEFEEVKEDK; encoded by the coding sequence ATGAGTAAAATTATCGGTATTGACTTAGGTACAACAAACTCTTGTGTAGCTGTTATGGAAGGTGGAGAACCAAAGGTTATCCCAAATCCAGAAGGCAACCGTACAACACCTTCTGTTGTAGCTTTCAAAAATGAAGAACGTCAAGTTGGGGAAGTTGCAAAGCGTCAAGCAATTACAAACCCAAATACAATCATGTCTGTTAAACGTCATATGGGTACAGACTACAAAGTAGAAGTTGAAGGTAAAGATTACACACCTCAAGAAATTTCTGCAATCATTTTACAAAACTTAAAAGCTTCTGCTGAAGCATACTTAGGTGAAACAGTAACGAAAGCTGTTATTACAGTACCTGCATACTTCAACGATGCAGAGCGTCAAGCAACGAAAGATGCTGGTCGTATCGCTGGTTTAGAAGTTGAGCGTATCATTAATGAGCCAACAGCAGCAGCACTTGCTTACGGTTTAGAAAAACAAGATGAAGAACAAAAAATCTTAGTATATGACTTAGGTGGCGGTACATTTGACGTATCTATCCTTGAGTTAGCAGACGGCACATTCGAAGTTATTTCAACTGCTGGTGACAACCGTCTTGGTGGAGATGACTTTGACCAAGTTATCATCGATCACTTAGTAGCTGAGTTCAAAAAAGAAAATAACATTGATTTAAGCCAAGATAAAATGGCGCTTCAACGCTTGAAAGATGCAGCTGAAAAAGCGAAAAAAGATCTTTCTGGTGTAACACAAACACAAATTTCATTACCATTCATTAGTGCTGGAGCTGCTGGTCCATTACACTTAGAATTAACGTTAACAAGAGCGAAATTCGAAGAACTTTCAGCAGGTCTTGTTGAAAGAACATTAGAGCCAACTCGTCGTGCATTAAAAGACGCTGGTTTTGCTCCAAGCGAATTAGATAAAGTTATTCTTGTTGGTGGATCTACTCGTATCCCAGCTGTACAAGAAGCTATTAAACGTGAAACTGGTAAAGAGCCATATAAAGGTGTAAACCCTGATGAAGTTGTAGCATTAGGTGCTGCAGTTCAAGGTGGCGTACTTACTGGTGATGTAGAAGGCGTACTATTATTAGATGTAACTCCACTTTCTTTAGGTATTGAAACTATGGGTGGTGTGTTCACGAAATTAATCGAGCGTAACACTACAATTCCAACAAGTAAGTCACAAGTATTCTCAACAGCTGCTGATAACCAACCAGCAGTAGACATTCACGTATTACAAGGTGAGCGTCCAATGTCAGCTGACAACAAAACGTTAGGTCGTTTCCAATTAACAGACCTTCCACCAGCACCACGTGGTATTCCACAAATCGAAGTAACATTCGATATTGATGCGAACGGTATTGTTAACGTACGTGCGAAAGACTTAGGAACAAGCAAAGAGCAAGCTATTACAATCCAATCTTCTTCAGGTCTTTCTGATGAAGAAGTAGATCGTATGGTACAAGAAGCAGAAGCAAATGCTGACGCTGACCAAAAACGTAAGGAAGAAGTTGAACTTCGTAACGAAGCTGACCAACTTGTATTCCAAACAGACAAAGTTGTAAAAGATTTAGAAGGTAAAGTAGATGCAGCTGAAGTTGCAAAAGCAACAGAAGCGAAAGAAGCATTACAAGCTGCAATTGAGAAAAACGAGCTTGAGGAAATTCGTGCGAAAAAAGACGCTTTACAAGAAATCGTACAACAATTAAGTGTTAAATTATACGAGCAAGCTCAAGCAGCTGCTGGTCAAGCAGAAGGTGCGCAAGGTGCACAAGACGCTGGCGTGAAGAAAGATAATGTAGTTGACGCTGAGTTTGAAGAAGTAAAAGAAGACAAGTAA